In Aegilops tauschii subsp. strangulata cultivar AL8/78 chromosome 3, Aet v6.0, whole genome shotgun sequence, one genomic interval encodes:
- the LOC109776945 gene encoding NAC domain-containing protein 100-like — protein MADHLQVQQQQQQLELPPGYRFHPTDEEIITSYLAPKILNPAFDATAIGEVDVNKNEPWELPKKAKMGENEWYFYCQKDRKYPTGIRTNQATKAGYWKTTGKDKEIVNPHCTSMLIGMKKTLVFYKGRAPSGEKTNWVMHEYRLEIGKQSTTGLPTAITNAASINASSKEYVVCRIFHKNTGSGLSSMVSHEDVGTRPGNNDQGNGSGTTTHKISSMSMGTDGAC, from the exons atgGCAGACCACCTTCAAgttcagcagcaacaacaacagttGGAGCTTCCACCGGGGTACAGGTTCCACCCTACTGATGAGGAGATCATCACCTCCTACCTTGCCCCTAAGATTCTCAACCCAGCGTTCGACGCCACGGCGATCGGTGAGGTGGACGTGAACAAGAACGAGCCATGGGAGCTTCCCAAGAAGGCCAAGATGGGGGAGAACGAGTGGTACTTTTACTGCCAGAAGGACCGCAAGTACCCCACTGGGATACGAACCAACCAGGCCACGAAGGCCGGCTACTGGAAGACCACAGGTAAGGACAAGGAGATCGTCAATCCACATTGTACGTCCATGCTCATCGGCATGAAGAAGACATTGGTGTTCTACAAGGGCAGAGCTCCCAGCGGGGAGAAGACCAACTGGGTCATGCATGAGTACAGGCTCGAGATCGGCAAGCAGTCAACAACCGGCCTGCCCACCGCCATCACAAATGCCGCTTCCATTAACGCGTCTTCCAAG GAGTATGTGGTTTGCAGGATCTTCCATAAGAACACTGGAAGTGGGCTGTCATCCATGGTGTCACATGAGGACGTTGGGACCAGGCCGGGCAACAACGACCAGGGCAACGGCAGTGGAACAACCACCCACAAGATCTCGTCTATGAGCATGGGTACAGATGGGGCATGTTGA